The following nucleotide sequence is from Amia ocellicauda isolate fAmiCal2 chromosome 14, fAmiCal2.hap1, whole genome shotgun sequence.
acgagaagcataataaaactgtgaagtgctatctagcagggatagaggactaatattacaagtgctgtcggaagagatgcgtcttgataagcgctggaatgaggtcagggactctgctgttttgacttcggtgggcaggtcgttcagggatgagaaggagcggctctggaggaaggggagtggagaggaggcagagatagtcttctggcactggaggagcgcagtggtctggaggggatgtatggaaagacgagtgtctgaaggtagcttggtgcagtgtggacgagacagcggtaggtgagggtcagtgtcttgaactgaatgtgtgccgctatcgggagccagtggagggagcggagcagtggagtagtgtgtgaatcgggcagagagacaccagacgagccgcagagtcctgatgagctggagcggcgggtagtggatgcaggcaggccggccaggagggagttgcagtatccagttgggagaggaccagtgactggacgagcagctgagtcgagtagtcggtgaggaagggatggatccggcgtatgttgctcaggaagaatctgcaggtgcgtgtcagcgtggtgatgtgctgggtgtaggagagcacaggatctaTGAGAGCGCACTATGAAAGCGTGTCGTTGCACACGTCCTGACAGAAGCACCTCCCTGGTGCTGCTCCACCGCACGGCCCTGCTGTCCAGCTCTACAGTCCCTCAGCACTGAGACCAAGGGAGGACAGGACAGAAGAGCCGTCTCTCTGAGTCTCTCATTGTGGGGACATGTGTAACATTGTGCAGCTGCGGCCACAACTGTGTGTGAACTGACACGGTCAGAGAGTGTCTGTCATTTATTACTGTGTCTGGAACCAGCGGACAAGAGCTCTCAATGACAAGGACACCAGTCTGGAGTTTTTGTTTCTGCTCTCAGAAATCCTTCAGATCTGAAACACAGCAGTGGCATCAGAGCCAGAGTGAACTTTAATATCTTTacacacagacagtgatgtGAAACCCAGTGATGTCCACATGAGCCCCGCAGTGTGAGCTCAGAGCAGGGTGTCCACATGAGCCCCGCAGTGTGAGCTCAGAGCAGGGCGTCCACATGAGCCCCGCAGTGTGAGCTCAGAGCAGGGTGTCCACATGAGCCCCGCAGTGTGAGCTCAGAGCAGGGCGTCCACATGAGCCCCGCAGTGTGAGCCCAGAGCAGGGCGTCCCGCTCAGGAGCCCCAGTCCCACAGCCCCTTCAGCACAGCTGTCAGTCCCCATGGCTGTACAGAGCACACTGGGGCTCAGGGCTCCTCCAGGGCAGGGTCCTCTGTGccagacactgcagagagagagagagagagagagagagagagagattgtcaGTGGTCTAGttgagctgtgtgtcagtgtgctgtagtgacacagtcaggggtgtagtggggctgtgtgtcagtgtgctgtagtgacacagtcaggggtgtagtggagctgtgtgtcagtgtgatgtagtgacacagtcaggggtgtagtggagctgtgtgtcagtgtgctgtagtgacacagtcaggagtgtagtggagctgtgtgtcagtgtgatagtgacacagtcaggggtgtagtagagctgtgtgtcagtgttctgtagtgacacagtcaggggtgtagtggggctgtgtgtcagtgtgctgtagtgacacagtcaggggtgtagtggagctgtgtgtcagtgtgatgtagtgacacagtcaggggagtagtggagctgtgtgtcagtgtgatagtgacacagtcaggggtgtagtggagctgtgtgtcagtgtgctgtagtgacacagtcaggggtgtagtggggctgtgtgtcagtgtgctgtattgacacagtcaggggtgtagtggagctgtgtgtcagtgtgctgtagtgacacagtcaggggtgtagtggagctgtgtgtcagtgtgctgtagtgacacagtcaggggtgtagtggagctgtgtgtcagtgtgctgtagtgacacagtcaggggtgtagtggagctgtgtgtcagtgtgctgtagtgacacagtaaGTAAGAGgcctcagtgctgtgctgtatttgCTGTTAATCTGACCACACTGACTTACTGTGGGGTGGATTCCAACCTTTACTGTTTCTCCTCCTGACAGGCAGTGTggatccctctctctccatctcctcctcctcttcatccctctgtttctctcctcctctctcctccctcctccctgctGCTCTGGCTCCTCCCACTACAGCTCCTATAGCACTTCCTGCTGCCGCTGCTCCTGGTCCAATCAGGGCTCCTGCTATGGCCCCCACTGCGGCCCCTACAGCTGCTCCCAGGGCCACTGCTGCTGCGCTGGCACCCTGCCTCACCGAGTCCAGCCGCCTCTCTGCCTCGTCTCTGGCCTGTCTCTCATAGCACCGCCTGAGCTCCTCCATCTCCCTGCGGTGTCTCTCCTccacctctctcctctccctctcccactcctCCCTCAGcgcctccatctctctctccagcctctctctcttctctcccttCTCCTGCAGCCCTTCTATCCCCCTCCTGTAGTGAAAGACACTCAGTCCTGCCAGCATCTCGTCTATCTTGTCCAGCAGCTCTGTGACCTGAGTGCCGTCGCTCCTGTCCCTGTTGTTGAGAACATGATACCTGTTCCCACATTTCTCCACCAGCCACTGGAGCTCCTTGTGTCTCTCAATGTGCTGCTCAATGGTTGTGTCTCCCAGTTTGTCCCCCCCAGTGAACAGCACTATAGTGTGTCTCCAGACTCTCTCACTGAGGAGCTCCAGGTGTTCCTGCGctgatctcctctctctctctgtgaatgACCTCCTCCACACAGGAATGGCCAGGAGGAGAGCGTGGGGTCCCgggggacacagagacacactgcgcACAATCTCCTGTTTAACACACTCTGGACTCTCCTGTACAGAATCAGTCCACCTCCAGCCTGGTGTGTCGACCACAGTGACCTGCCTCCCGGCCACGTCACCCTGGCTCTTCTCACTCTGCTCAGCCACTCCAGTCTGAAACGCCTCTCTGCCCAGGATGGTGTTTCCTGATGAACTCTTCCCAGTCAGTCCACTCCACCCCAGCAGCACAATCCTCAGCTCTGAGAGACGATGTGTCTCAGGGGAAGCAGTCTGTCTCccccctgtcagagagaaacaaCACAGTTTATATCCCTCTTCAGCCCCACtgcctctccctccatccctccctctcccacactcgtcccctccctctctccattcttctttctttatttgtgctttattattctcgtgtgtgtgtgtgtggtgagtgTGAGCACAGTGTTGTCCGCTGTGTTGATTGTGTCGTCTCTCCtctatatgtctgtgtgtattcgtgtgtgtgttgtcacagTGTGGGGGGCGATGAAGCAAATCTGAATTGGAATTGATCTGTTTTTTTCCGTGACATTCTTCAATAATGGCCGAACCTGCTCACTTCTTATAActgacattgtttttctttttactgcCATATTGATATTTCTCTCCTCCATTTCTCTTCTCCTTCCCTCCATATTCATCTACTTCCCTCCGTCTTCCACTTTTCCCCTCTTCTTTCCCACCATCCCCACCAAAATCCTCCCCccgactccctctctctctctccctccctccttctgcGCTCCCTTTCTTCTCATTGTTTTTTCCTCTCATTTTTTCTCATTCTCCCTTCATTTTCCCACTTTCTCTCTATACCCACCCTCTCTATCCCACTCAAGCTCTCTGCCCGCACTTTACTTCTCTCCCCTTCACAAAAAACATGTTATCTAGTTTTTCCGACTGTAGGAATTGTTTCTGCTGGATTGTCTGTGTTGGCCCAAGACGCTAGTCATGTGTTATTATTGAAAGTCCATTTCCTGTCAATATCTCTGAGTGTGTTGACACATCTCTACTGTGTGGCAGGTTATTTTTGTTGGGAAGAGGAAATCTGAATGAATGGATTAGAATaatctaaatgtaattataaaagATTTAGCTAGCTTGCTAACTTTAGTTTGCTAGTTATCTGCCGTCACAGTACCTCTCGTGTGATCTCAGTGcgtttagaaatatatatgaatattattttattttatttcttaatgtCTAAAAGCGTGGTCTTGGGCACATAGTCTGTAGCAAGCTGCGTTATTATAACTGACCGCTTGTGGTCTGGACAATCTCCGTATTATTCATCAGGGTTAGGTGTTCTGAATTAGTTTGAATTGTTTTCTTACAGTGTGTTGTTAGTTAAGCAGGCATTGTAGATTGTTGCCCATTTTGTACCGGTTAGTCTAAGTGGTTGGAAGTCTGAGAAACTATATGTCAATCTTAAAGTTTAACCCGGCTCTATGAAAggatttttcattttccatttaatcTGTAGGAGCCAATGGCATTAGGTAGTTAATCAAATATTCAGGAATGCCTTCACAGTTAAGTTCCTTTGCATCTGACATTTCATATCTCTTTATCATTATTTTACCAAGCAGATCAATGAAGAATTCAAGAGAAAAACCAAAGTCAGTTTTGAGACCAATTTTATGGCAAAACCTGACCGATATACCCCAGAACTAATGTCCTTGTTCTCATCAAGAGGAGGAGCTGCAGGAGTGAAGATCAAGCTCATTAAGGACATGCGTCTCTAGGTATGAATAGGCCTGATGATGCCATCATTTAAAGAACAGTCAGATTCAGTCTTCACTAGACCCACAAACTCCTGTATTCTCTTCATGGTAAAAAGTCCTCTCTATTGGGAAGATATCtcacaattaaatataattctgtatCAGTcgataattatttttaaaattaatagaaACTGTAGAAACAGCCTATTCCGGGGGAGCAGCAGTCTTTCCAACAGATGGGACTTTTTACCATTGAGATTTGTCTCAACTGCGGAGAATCCCCTTCTCATACCAATTTCATTGTAATATTCTTACTttggttaatttattttgatatggACAGTGTGTCCAACGTGATCGAGGGAGCAGAGATCCTGGAGGGGCTTGATGCACCACAGCCTTGCTGATGGGCCTGATATGTGCTCTGAATCTCCAAAACCCAAATGAACTGAAGCCTACTTTGGAGAAATTTCAAAAGTTACTTCTGAAGTTGGACAACCTGAAAGGCAGCCCAGAAGTGATGTCTCTCAAACACAAACTGCCCTCCTGAGCCACCTTTCTCACATTCGATGGGATTATTTGAGGTCATTGTTCATTTATTCACTGTTTTTGTAAGTATATTTGTGTTGATataccttgtgtgtgtgtgtgtgtgagagagagagagagagagagacagagagagagagtttgtgtgtgcgtaaatgtacatgtatgtataagTGCTGTGAGTGATCGGGTGTTGTGTGAGCGCTGGGTGAATGTGTTTGTATCAGTGTGCttgtgggagagggaggggtgtgtgtggtGTAAAGAGGGTGTCCTGGGAAAAGGCTAGGATGTGtagttttcttttccttttttaccGAGGGCCATGTCTTACTGTTGGATGTTGTATCTGAGCATGTCCCTTTAAAGAAGAAGATACAGCAGGTGCCCCAGGTGAACATTACTTTTCTGTAAGTAAGGCAATCTGAGTTTTGTTGACAAGGTGACCAATTAGCAGAGCTTATCGACAGAAGTGaattttttg
It contains:
- the LOC136768249 gene encoding GTPase IMAP family member 4-like; protein product: MASRWSSSLGGGRQTASPETHRLSELRIVLLGWSGLTGKSSSGNTILGREAFQTGVAEQSEKSQGDVAGRQVTVVDTPGWRWTDSVQESPECVKQEIVRSVSLCPPGPHALLLAIPVWRRSFTERERRSAQEHLELLSERVWRHTIVLFTGGDKLGDTTIEQHIERHKELQWLVEKCGNRYHVLNNRDRSDGTQVTELLDKIDEMLAGLSVFHYRRGIEGLQEKGEKRERLEREMEALREEWERERREVEERHRREMEELRRCYERQARDEAERRLDSVRQGASAAAVALGAAVGAAVGAIAGALIGPGAAAAGSAIGAVVGGARAAGRREERGGEKQRDEEEEEMEREGSTLPVRRRNSKGWNPPHMSGTEDPALEEP